The nucleotide window ACCCTGGAAAATGCCCGCGAAACCATCAAAGAGCCGGGCATCCTTCGCTTCGACGTTTTCCAGGATCAGGCCGACCCGACGCACTTCAGCTTGTTTGAGGTGTACCGTGACATGGACGCGCGGCAGGCGCACCTGGAGACGGCGCACTTCTTGAAGTGGAAAGAAGTGGCGCTGGCCGCCTTTGCCAAACGCGGCCACGGCGACGAGTTCGTGGCGCTCTTCCCCGCCGAGTCCGAATGGCGCAAAGGCTCTTGACCCACTCTCTCGATTCTCTTCTCGCCGCCGCCCTCGCCGCCCGCGCCGATCTATTTGAGGCACGACGCGAAGCCGCCTTTCGCCTCTTCAATGGCTTTACCGAAGGTTGCCCCGATCTCGTCGTTGACCTGTACGCTCGCACGCTCGTCCTGCACAACTACGCCGACCTGCCGGAAGCCGCGCAAGAAACAATGCTGGCGGCGCAGAGCTACTTGCAAGTTCACCTGCCCTGGGTTCAAACCGTCGTCCTCAAAACGCGCAACGGCCATACGCCGGACGAACGTCGCGGGGTCATTATCGGCGGCGAAACCCCGGATCGAAAAATCCGCGACCCGAAGGGCGGAGTCTGGTATGCCGTTGATCTGCGCCTCAATCGTGACGCCAGCTTTTATCTCGACACGCGAAACTTGCGGCGCTGGACGTTCGATCATCTGGCCGACAAAACGGCGTTGAACACCTTCGCCTACACCGGAAGTTTAGGGGTGGCCGCCACTGCCGGGGGAGCGCGGCGCGTCGTCCATCTGGATCGCAGCCGCGCCTTCCTCAACGTGGCCAAAACCTCACACACCCTCAACGGCTTTCCCATTCACAAGCCCGATTTTATTGCCGGCGACTTTTGGGAACAGGTGAGCCGCCTCAAGCGCGCGCGCGAGACCTTTGATTGCGTCTTCCTCGACCCGCCATTTTTTGCTGAGAGCAACACTGGTAAAGTGGATTTGGTGAACCAGAGCCAGCGTCTCATCAACAAAGTGCGCCCGCTCGTCGCCAACGGCGGCTGGCTGGTCGCCATCAACAACGCCCTGTTTGTGAGCGGCGCAGATTACATGCAGACGCTGGAAGGCTTGTGCGCTGACGGCTATCTCTCGATTGAAACGCTGATTCCCGTCCCGCCCGACCTCACCGGCTACCCGGAAACGCAGGTGAGGCCGCCTCTGGTTGACCCGGCCCCGTTCAACCATTCGACCAAGATTGCGGTGTTGAGAGCGCATCGAAAGTAGAGACCTGTGACCTGGTTTTGCCAAAACAGGCTACAAATCATCATCACTCACTGAGGTATACTTCCTCTCTGCAAGGAGAGACGTTGAGGAAAGGGTGTCGAGATGCTCAAATGCTAATCACCATCTTGGAAGAGCGCCCTGATTCTTGGGATGCTGTGCAACTCATCACTGAACTTGACACGCATCTTAGTCGGCAATTGTATCCGCAAGAAAGTCGCCACGCTTTCAGCGTCGCTAAGCTTGTGCGTGAAGGAGTCGCATTCTTTGTAACACGGTATGAGGGAGAACCAGCCGGGTGCGGCGGCCTGAAACTGTTTGGCGCCGAGTATGGCGAAGTCAAGCGGATGTATGTGCGCCCTGCTTATCGCGGATTCGGATTGGGCAAGGCAATGCTCAACCGCTTGGCTGAGTACGCTCGGGGACGGCAGGTGAGTGTATTACGCCTGGAAACGGGGATTTATCAGACGGAAGCCATTGGACTATACGAACGTTTTGGTTTTCAGCGTCGGCCACCATTCGGAGAATACAAAGACGATCCGCTGAGTGTCTATTACGAGAAGTCTATCGTATGATAGCGGCTGGGCTTTGCAGGAATAGTTTGCCAAAGGAGAACGATGAGAACTGATCAAACAGCACCCAGGACTATGGATGAATATATCGCGGGCTTCCCAGATGATATTCAAGAGATTCTGGAAAAGATAAGAATAACGGTTAGAAAAGTGGCGCCGGACGCGGAAGAGACAATCAAGTATCAAATTCCGACCTTCACCCTGAAAGGCAATATTTTACTTAGTTTTGCGGCTTACAAAAAGCATATCGGGTTTTATCCTGCGCCAGCAGGAAATG belongs to Chloroflexota bacterium and includes:
- a CDS encoding antibiotic biosynthesis monooxygenase: MYIFQVHHYIKPDQVEVYKAATLENARETIKEPGILRFDVFQDQADPTHFSLFEVYRDMDARQAHLETAHFLKWKEVALAAFAKRGHGDEFVALFPAESEWRKGS
- a CDS encoding GNAT family N-acetyltransferase — its product is MLITILEERPDSWDAVQLITELDTHLSRQLYPQESRHAFSVAKLVREGVAFFVTRYEGEPAGCGGLKLFGAEYGEVKRMYVRPAYRGFGLGKAMLNRLAEYARGRQVSVLRLETGIYQTEAIGLYERFGFQRRPPFGEYKDDPLSVYYEKSIV
- a CDS encoding class I SAM-dependent methyltransferase, coding for MAQRLLTHSLDSLLAAALAARADLFEARREAAFRLFNGFTEGCPDLVVDLYARTLVLHNYADLPEAAQETMLAAQSYLQVHLPWVQTVVLKTRNGHTPDERRGVIIGGETPDRKIRDPKGGVWYAVDLRLNRDASFYLDTRNLRRWTFDHLADKTALNTFAYTGSLGVAATAGGARRVVHLDRSRAFLNVAKTSHTLNGFPIHKPDFIAGDFWEQVSRLKRARETFDCVFLDPPFFAESNTGKVDLVNQSQRLINKVRPLVANGGWLVAINNALFVSGADYMQTLEGLCADGYLSIETLIPVPPDLTGYPETQVRPPLVDPAPFNHSTKIAVLRAHRK
- a CDS encoding DUF1801 domain-containing protein, with amino-acid sequence MRTDQTAPRTMDEYIAGFPDDIQEILEKIRITVRKVAPDAEETIKYQIPTFTLKGNILLSFAAYKKHIGFYPAPAGNEKFRNELSVYRAGKSSVRFPLDKPIPFALISKIVRFRVKENLGRAVAKRKKK